A window from Salinigranum halophilum encodes these proteins:
- a CDS encoding RNA-guided endonuclease InsQ/TnpB family protein: protein MEYSHRYHAYPTQEVAAELEYHIDVHRQAYNHTRYEYENVDADDIGSAYKHHYRLPGWKEEFPVFSDVNSKTLQRTVTRFYQNLSNLSDKKQNGHKVGKLKWKSPTEYQSMTYSQSGFELKNTSGRHATLELSKVGDIRIRYHREIPERADIKEVTIKKETTGEWFVSFGLETDDADLPEKPDVGSLDTSNSVGIDLGILNYIHTSDGKTVDWLDLEDEYERLRREQRKLSRKEKGSRNYEKQRQKVAKVKRHIHGKVLDYQHKITTWLVKEYDAVFVEDLNVQSMLQGDGNARNKQDAAWRQFITLLEYKGDLYGTHVVQVDAQGTTKDCSSCGVETVKPLWVREHSCPSCGFECDRDANASLNVLQRGFSELGLGWPEDTPVETALPTDTDSVSAKRVVETGSLGA from the coding sequence ATGGAATACAGTCACCGCTACCACGCTTACCCGACACAAGAGGTAGCGGCTGAACTGGAATACCATATTGACGTTCATCGCCAAGCGTACAACCACACTCGATACGAATACGAGAACGTTGACGCCGACGACATCGGCTCCGCGTACAAACACCACTATCGACTCCCCGGCTGGAAAGAAGAGTTTCCCGTTTTCTCCGATGTTAACTCGAAGACTTTGCAACGAACCGTCACACGGTTCTATCAGAACCTTTCAAACCTCTCCGACAAAAAGCAGAACGGGCACAAGGTTGGGAAACTCAAGTGGAAGTCTCCGACCGAGTACCAGAGTATGACGTATTCGCAGTCCGGTTTCGAACTCAAAAACACGAGTGGCCGACATGCGACGTTAGAACTCTCCAAAGTCGGAGACATTCGGATTCGCTACCACCGCGAAATTCCCGAACGAGCAGACATCAAGGAAGTCACCATCAAGAAGGAGACCACTGGCGAATGGTTCGTCTCCTTCGGACTCGAAACCGACGACGCTGACTTACCCGAGAAACCCGATGTGGGGTCGCTCGATACGAGCAACAGCGTGGGTATCGACCTCGGCATCCTCAACTACATCCACACGAGCGATGGGAAGACGGTAGACTGGCTTGACCTCGAAGACGAGTACGAGAGACTCCGACGAGAACAACGTAAGTTGTCTCGTAAAGAGAAAGGGTCGAGAAACTACGAGAAACAACGCCAGAAGGTCGCCAAGGTCAAACGCCACATTCATGGGAAGGTGCTGGACTATCAGCACAAAATCACGACGTGGCTAGTCAAAGAGTACGACGCTGTGTTCGTGGAAGACCTGAACGTTCAGAGTATGCTTCAGGGCGACGGGAACGCTCGCAACAAACAGGATGCGGCGTGGCGGCAATTCATCACCTTGCTCGAATATAAGGGCGACCTGTACGGCACGCACGTCGTGCAGGTTGACGCGCAAGGAACGACCAAAGATTGTTCATCGTGTGGCGTGGAGACGGTGAAACCTCTCTGGGTGCGTGAGCATTCGTGCCCGTCGTGTGGGTTTGAGTGCGACCGTGACGCGAATGCGTCGTTGAACGTCTTGCAGAGAGGCTTTTCTGAACTAGGGCTGGGATGGCCCGAAGATACGCCCGTGGAGACTGCGCTCCCTACGGACACGGATTCCGTGTCTGCAAAGCGCGTCGTAGAAACGGGAAGCCTCGGAGCTTGA
- a CDS encoding rhodanese-like domain-containing protein has product MSDTEADFEVDRKAWDMADAADEQVETVTVAELQAELDAQAGDETDVVVLDVRDIREAWIEGGVPGAKHAPRGMIEWWADPSTKYYKPFFHPSKRYVVYCNEAGRSALVAKTLGEMGYDDVAHLEGGFTAWKEQGGAVEEVPQRDYK; this is encoded by the coding sequence ATGAGCGACACCGAAGCCGACTTCGAGGTCGACCGGAAGGCGTGGGACATGGCCGACGCGGCGGACGAACAGGTCGAGACCGTGACCGTCGCGGAGTTGCAGGCGGAACTGGACGCGCAGGCGGGCGACGAGACGGACGTCGTCGTCCTCGACGTCCGCGACATCCGCGAGGCGTGGATCGAAGGCGGCGTCCCGGGGGCGAAACACGCCCCGCGCGGGATGATCGAGTGGTGGGCCGACCCCTCCACGAAGTACTACAAGCCCTTCTTCCACCCCTCGAAGCGGTACGTCGTCTACTGTAACGAGGCCGGCCGGTCGGCGCTGGTCGCGAAGACCCTCGGCGAGATGGGCTACGACGACGTCGCCCACCTCGAAGGCGGGTTCACGGCGTGGAAAGAACAGGGCGGCGCGGTCGAAGAGGTCCCCCAGCGCGACTACAAGTAG
- a CDS encoding DoxX family membrane protein yields MDRTTILRPLARAERVADPLARVGLGVVILLAGVHKLFAPEAWAVYLVPPFDRFVVLSPVQFMLLNGVLEPPFALALVFDRYTVFAAAFVTVSLSVTVCYLAVAAVLTEGAFVDVLIRDVGLAALAASVTVRAAKRRAAA; encoded by the coding sequence GCGTCGCCGACCCACTCGCTCGGGTGGGGCTCGGCGTCGTCATCCTCCTCGCGGGCGTCCACAAACTGTTCGCGCCCGAGGCCTGGGCCGTCTACCTCGTCCCGCCGTTCGACCGGTTCGTCGTCCTCTCGCCCGTGCAGTTCATGCTCCTGAACGGCGTGCTCGAACCCCCGTTCGCGCTCGCGCTCGTCTTCGACCGGTACACGGTGTTCGCGGCCGCGTTCGTGACCGTCTCGCTCTCGGTCACCGTCTGTTATCTCGCGGTCGCCGCCGTCCTCACCGAGGGCGCGTTCGTCGACGTGCTCATCCGCGACGTCGGCCTCGCCGCGCTCGCCGCGAGCGTCACAGTCCGGGCGGCGAAGCGTCGTGCCGCGGCGTGA